A single region of the Neisseria zoodegmatis genome encodes:
- a CDS encoding tripartite tricarboxylate transporter TctB family protein, which yields MKIERLFAGVLLLAVLGLLYLAWGYTAPIAYDPLGPRPYPVLILSLLGLCCVFLIVRPRGEYIDLGYTPAILKKVGLCIGFLAAYAVLFEILGFPIATALMAFGVGKLFGGKTLHCAISGAVLGGLLYLLFNSLLDVPLPLGFFG from the coding sequence ATGAAAATAGAACGCTTGTTTGCCGGAGTATTGTTGTTGGCAGTGCTCGGCCTTCTCTATCTGGCATGGGGTTATACGGCTCCGATTGCTTATGATCCCTTAGGGCCGCGCCCTTATCCCGTGCTGATTCTTTCTCTGCTTGGTTTGTGCTGCGTGTTTTTGATTGTGCGACCGCGTGGAGAATATATTGATTTGGGCTATACCCCGGCCATTTTGAAAAAAGTCGGCCTGTGTATCGGGTTTTTGGCCGCTTATGCAGTTTTGTTTGAAATTTTAGGTTTTCCTATCGCCACGGCTTTGATGGCTTTCGGCGTGGGCAAGCTGTTTGGCGGCAAAACCCTGCATTGCGCAATATCCGGTGCGGTATTGGGCGGGCTTTTGTATTTATTGTTTAATTCGTTGCTTGATGTGCCGCTGCCGTTGGGCTTTTTCGGTTGA
- a CDS encoding tripartite tricarboxylate transporter substrate binding protein yields MQLKKYTYLSLAVAAALSLSACNKDKAEAGAPAKPECIAPAKPGGGFDLTCKLAQSGLKDTGQLDKPMRVTYMPGGVGAVAYNKIVANDPANNDAIVAFSTGSLLNLAQGKFGQYSEKDVRWLAAVGTDYGMVAVNADSPLKNLQDLVEALKKDPKSISFGAGGSVGGQDWLQTAMVAKAAGIKPKDMTYVALEGGGEAVTAVLGNHISVVSAGIAEMGPHIESGKVRVLAVFAPNRLEGRLKDIPTAKEQGYDVEWPVIRGYYMGPKVSEEAFQWWKTHFDAMLKDPKFAELRAQRDLLPFQLTGDELARYVEKNTEEMRALSKEFELIK; encoded by the coding sequence ATGCAATTAAAAAAATATACCTATTTAAGCTTGGCAGTTGCGGCAGCATTGTCATTGAGCGCATGTAATAAAGATAAAGCAGAAGCAGGCGCTCCGGCCAAGCCTGAATGTATCGCACCGGCCAAACCGGGCGGCGGCTTCGATTTGACTTGTAAGCTGGCGCAAAGCGGTTTGAAAGATACCGGCCAATTGGATAAACCGATGCGCGTAACGTATATGCCGGGCGGTGTGGGCGCAGTAGCATATAACAAAATCGTTGCCAACGATCCTGCCAATAACGATGCGATTGTGGCGTTTTCTACCGGCTCGCTGTTAAACTTGGCGCAAGGCAAGTTCGGCCAATATTCAGAAAAAGACGTGCGCTGGCTGGCGGCTGTCGGCACCGATTACGGTATGGTTGCCGTAAATGCCGATTCACCTTTGAAAAACTTGCAAGATTTGGTTGAGGCGTTGAAGAAAGATCCCAAATCCATCAGCTTCGGCGCGGGCGGCAGCGTGGGCGGTCAAGATTGGCTGCAAACCGCGATGGTGGCCAAGGCTGCCGGCATCAAGCCGAAAGACATGACTTATGTGGCGCTTGAAGGCGGCGGCGAAGCGGTTACGGCCGTTTTGGGCAACCATATCAGCGTGGTAAGCGCGGGCATTGCAGAGATGGGGCCGCATATCGAATCCGGCAAAGTGCGCGTTTTGGCGGTGTTTGCGCCGAACAGACTGGAAGGCCGTCTGAAAGACATTCCTACGGCAAAAGAGCAGGGCTATGACGTGGAATGGCCGGTAATCCGCGGCTACTACATGGGGCCGAAAGTGAGCGAAGAGGCTTTCCAATGGTGGAAAACCCATTTCGATGCCATGCTGAAAGATCCGAAGTTCGCCGAACTGCGTGCCCAACGTGATTTGCTGCCGTTCCAGTTGACCGGCGACGAATTGGCACGGTATGTGGAAAAAAATACCGAAGAAATGCGTGCGTTGTCTAAAGAATTCGAGTTGATCAAATAA
- the fabG gene encoding 3-oxoacyl-ACP reductase FabG produces MNLFSLNGQTALVTGSAKGIGKGIAEVLKKAGANVVIADIDRENGEKTAAALGGHYQYLDVRSQQSCREVVEQVVKQHGKLDILCSNTGIFPQKNLAEMSETDWDNTHSINLKGTFFIVQAALNVMQPQNYGRIVITSSITGPVTGFPGWSHYGASKAGQLGFMRSAALEYARFGITVNAVMPGNILTEGLEAQGETYLAQMRATIPTHTLGKPQDIGYAACFLASREAAYITGQTLIVDGGQILPESPEALL; encoded by the coding sequence CGGCAGCGCCAAAGGCATCGGCAAAGGCATTGCCGAAGTGCTGAAAAAAGCCGGAGCCAATGTCGTTATCGCCGATATCGACCGTGAAAACGGAGAGAAAACGGCGGCGGCATTGGGCGGGCATTATCAGTATTTGGATGTGCGTTCTCAACAAAGTTGCCGGGAAGTGGTTGAGCAAGTAGTGAAGCAGCACGGCAAACTGGATATTTTGTGTTCGAATACCGGTATTTTCCCGCAAAAAAACTTAGCCGAAATGAGCGAAACCGATTGGGACAATACCCACAGCATCAACTTGAAAGGCACGTTTTTTATCGTTCAGGCGGCCTTAAACGTGATGCAGCCGCAGAATTACGGGCGGATTGTGATTACCTCGTCGATTACCGGCCCGGTAACCGGTTTTCCGGGGTGGAGCCATTACGGCGCCAGCAAAGCCGGACAGCTCGGCTTTATGCGCAGCGCGGCGCTTGAGTATGCACGTTTCGGCATTACCGTTAATGCCGTGATGCCGGGCAATATTTTGACCGAAGGTTTGGAAGCGCAGGGCGAAACTTATCTGGCGCAAATGCGTGCGACCATTCCGACCCACACCCTCGGCAAGCCGCAAGACATCGGCTATGCAGCCTGTTTTTTAGCCAGCCGTGAAGCTGCTTATATTACCGGCCAAACATTGATTGTGGACGGCGGGCAGATTCTGCCGGAGTCGCCCGAGGCTTTGTTGTAA